The following are encoded together in the Strongyloides ratti genome assembly S_ratti_ED321, chromosome : 2 genome:
- a CDS encoding Major facilitator superfamily and Major facilitator superfamily domain, general substrate transporter-containing protein: MSALTKNEINKRRIFIFLLTLLFHSFEQWIRTLIPFLQWGLRPVPDVFTILTLNSIGGLATAIGTFLTAYFIETIGGKKTALICTLVIGFYQIIITQTSNFYVFGVYQILLIFNNMPTVLNVLMANMLGEYADLNEITHCITEQNIPYSAAMALGPYLAIQSLFIISPHITNSALACGILHLLLLIPIIFLMPSENTEKSKIFTSSNIKIYIELLQNKNVFITLALIALIYGPASCYDQILRFQLSTHMLISPNSMCLLAFVVGLSTLITSLLILPYLHSKFGPQNIVVFGAGILCCSYLYLSQVSEFNHFLLGCPLQAIGSTITIGCLTATLMASVPKIYFAKAAALNRIIQITSMSLTPILTGYYVERSEISLICYVATALTLLSIPIVYKFGNFMKIHIMNLPTLLRND, from the coding sequence atgagtgctttaacaaaaaatgaaataaataaaagaagaattttcatatttcttttaacattattatttcattCATTTGAACAATGGATCAGAACATTAATACCATTCCTACAATGGGGACTACGTCCTGTTCCAGAtgtttttacaatattaacattaaattctATTGGTGGTTTAGCAACAGCAATTGGAACTTTTTTAACTgcttattttattgaaactATTGGTGGCAAAAAAACAGCTCTTATTTGTACATTAGTCATTggattttatcaaataattataacaCAAACATCAAACTTTTATGTTTTTGGAgtatatcaaatattattaatttttaataatatgcctacagttttaaatgttttaatggCAAACATGTTAGGAGAGTATGCTGATCTTAATGAAATTACACATTGTATAACAGAACAAAATATTCCATATTCTGCTGCTATGGCTTTAGGACCATATTTAGCAATACAatcactttttattatatcaccACATATTACTAATTCAGCTTTAGCATGTGgaatattacatttattacTACTTATTcctataatttttcttatgcCTAGTGAAAATACCGaaaaatctaaaatatttacatcatctaacataaaaatatatattgaattattacaaaataaaaatgtatttattacATTGGCTTTAATTGCATTAATATACGGGCCAGCCTCATGTTATGATCAAATTTTACGCTTTCAATTATCAACACATATGCTAATCTCACCTAATAGTATGTGCCTTTTAGCTTTTGTTGTTGGTTTATCAACATTAATTACCTCATTACTAATTTTACCATATTTACACTCTAAATTTGGTCCACAAAATATTGTTGTTTTTGGTGCAGGAATATTATGTTgttcatatttatatttatcacaAGTATCAGAATTTAATCATTTTCTTCTTGGTTGCCCATTACAAGCTATAGGATCAACAATAACTATAGGATGTTTAACAGCTACACTTATGGCATCTGTTcctaaaatttattttgctAAAGCTGCAGCACTTAATAGAATTATACAAATTACATCAATGTCATTAACACCTATTCTTACTGGATATTATGTAGAACGATCAGAAATCTCCTTAATATGTTATGTAGCAACAGCTCTAACACTTTTGTCAATACCAATAGTATACAAGTTTGGAAATTTTATGAAGATTCATATAATGAATTTACCAACATTATTAAGGAATGATTAG